In Horticoccus luteus, the following proteins share a genomic window:
- a CDS encoding polysaccharide biosynthesis/export family protein yields MRFYHHLIALAAFSVGLLNLRAAPASAPATAAPAASETATSADYIVHASDLLRVQVFQEDDLTRDVRVSQDMTISLPLIGNVNVLGRTVRDIEENVRQLYDRDYLVNPQINVIVLDYGHRTVNVLGMVNSPGAIQFPQEKGLNLLDAISLAGGFTRLADRKHVKLTRARPDGRVENFTINADDLIQGATSDQWVLTKDDTVFVPERIL; encoded by the coding sequence ATGCGCTTTTATCACCATTTGATTGCATTAGCGGCGTTTTCTGTCGGCTTGCTCAACCTGCGAGCTGCACCTGCATCGGCGCCGGCGACTGCCGCTCCCGCCGCGTCTGAAACGGCGACGTCGGCTGACTATATTGTTCACGCCTCGGATCTGTTGCGCGTCCAGGTTTTCCAAGAGGATGACCTGACTCGTGACGTCCGGGTCTCGCAAGACATGACGATTAGTTTGCCGCTGATCGGCAACGTCAACGTTTTGGGGCGCACGGTGCGCGATATCGAGGAGAACGTACGCCAACTGTATGATCGTGACTATTTGGTGAACCCGCAGATCAACGTCATCGTCTTGGACTACGGTCATCGCACCGTGAATGTGCTCGGCATGGTCAACAGTCCCGGCGCAATCCAATTTCCCCAAGAAAAGGGATTGAATCTTTTGGACGCCATTTCGCTCGCCGGCGGTTTTACCCGGCTGGCGGACCGAAAGCATGTCAAACTGACGCGTGCGCGTCCGGACGGTCGGGTGGAAAACTTCACCATCAACGCGGACGATCTCATTCAAGGGGCGACGAGCGATCAGTGGGTCCTGACCAAAGACGACACTGTGTTTGTTCCTGAACGTATACTTTAA
- a CDS encoding outer membrane beta-barrel protein: MNSALKALSAIAVIGFVSSAFGADGTGPAFFVTGTADVRADDNIYLSHVRTDDVVYDFVPGISLEFGRNANLQNKLQVAESFARYSDNDSLDTNLFSGMLSGNYDDAKLKLDYGTSYKELNQNSVDIRGLTRRDVFNIHGNVEVLATAKSSVAVGGLFERTDYQDDGTGRGYSDSDITTVPLNYYLKMTPKLDLSFGYRFRDTELSAGQNSQDHFLSVGARGEFTPKLSGRFQLGYNQRSLSGGSDRNGLGIDSDFSYAVTPKTAIQLGIDNDFGTSGQGSQQKNFTVTLGANTQISEELSFSGGISRREIKYDAGTDTYWQGQVGFNYAINAFVSISGGYTYRDNSSDRIPPAALPQALRDQLDPNFTNNVFTVAANFRF, encoded by the coding sequence ATGAACTCTGCATTAAAGGCTTTATCAGCCATCGCCGTGATCGGTTTCGTCTCGTCTGCATTCGGTGCGGATGGCACAGGGCCGGCCTTTTTCGTGACGGGCACAGCTGACGTGCGAGCGGATGATAACATCTACCTGTCCCACGTGCGCACGGATGATGTGGTTTACGATTTCGTGCCCGGCATTTCGCTGGAGTTCGGCCGGAACGCGAATTTGCAGAACAAACTGCAGGTCGCCGAATCGTTTGCGCGCTATAGCGACAACGACAGCCTCGATACCAATCTTTTCTCCGGCATGTTGTCGGGAAACTACGATGACGCGAAGTTGAAGCTGGATTACGGCACGTCGTATAAGGAATTGAATCAGAATTCGGTGGACATCCGCGGACTGACCCGCCGCGACGTTTTTAACATCCACGGGAACGTCGAAGTATTGGCGACCGCGAAATCGAGTGTGGCCGTCGGCGGCTTGTTTGAGCGCACGGATTATCAAGATGATGGCACGGGCCGGGGTTACTCGGATTCTGACATCACCACGGTGCCATTGAACTACTACCTGAAGATGACGCCCAAACTCGACCTGAGCTTCGGTTACCGCTTTCGGGACACGGAACTTTCTGCCGGCCAGAATTCGCAAGATCACTTTCTCAGTGTGGGTGCCCGCGGCGAATTCACGCCGAAGCTGAGCGGCCGTTTCCAATTGGGATATAACCAACGCTCGCTGTCTGGTGGCAGTGACCGCAATGGGCTCGGTATCGACTCCGACTTTTCCTATGCCGTGACTCCCAAAACGGCGATTCAGCTCGGTATCGACAATGACTTCGGCACCAGCGGGCAGGGTTCGCAGCAAAAGAACTTCACCGTGACGTTGGGTGCAAACACCCAAATCTCGGAAGAGCTCAGCTTCTCTGGTGGCATCAGCCGTCGGGAGATCAAATACGACGCTGGCACCGACACCTATTGGCAGGGGCAGGTCGGCTTCAACTACGCAATCAACGCCTTTGTCAGCATCTCGGGTGGTTACACCTATCGCGACAACTCTTCGGACCGCATTCCTCCGGCCGCGCTGCCGCAGGCCCTTCGCGACCAACTCGATCCGAACTTCACGAATAACGTCTTCACGGTTGCGGCGAACTTCCGCTTCTGA
- a CDS encoding tetratricopeptide repeat protein: MAFAVALAGIAGYLILTVSVWLFVRFHSGFSDATLTDYLTLPLRWDAYREKRGRWEIRHGLRLFAEGKVRDALPRLRAGVARVPRDVEARLTLARGYAIGRRLDLSEAILLDGASYVGDDPRYVGEVLEFLFFRQEDDKALAFCARELANYPHLNEETRTLLQRGAATACFFRGHFDAAEDWLQRGGHPLDPVSRLLTAQIEWERGYPALAITQLESLLADAPPAADAYDLLVNYLVEQRRFGDVQRISIQQQVAQPHRARPRVDYLLACERLGERRRVDTETASILAEFAADNDGAASLASFAAQNGNVPLAAALVQRRTALGLDAVPARFALAEALTKIHDFKAAQVELQQLAAPATLLPSQDALLLGLEAVVAAGLGDSGGVQLHLTAFLSHPAVRADNVVAVAVRLQEQGASNYARSALETAVHLDPQNQFALMHLIDLDVQNTNLAALPSNLRSYLQTRKPSPTVLAAARTKLSSDAFLFSADRTATLELLRDAAPRSSAPRG, from the coding sequence GTGGCCTTCGCCGTTGCCCTCGCGGGCATCGCCGGGTATTTGATTCTCACCGTTTCCGTCTGGCTCTTCGTTCGGTTTCACAGCGGCTTTTCAGACGCGACGCTGACGGACTACCTCACTCTTCCGCTTCGATGGGATGCCTATCGCGAAAAACGCGGACGGTGGGAGATTCGCCACGGCCTGCGCTTATTCGCGGAAGGTAAAGTACGCGATGCGCTGCCGCGTTTGCGCGCGGGTGTGGCCCGCGTCCCACGCGATGTGGAGGCACGTCTCACGCTTGCGCGCGGCTACGCGATCGGGCGCCGGCTCGATCTCAGCGAGGCTATCTTGCTCGATGGCGCTTCTTACGTGGGCGACGACCCGCGTTACGTCGGCGAAGTGCTTGAGTTTCTGTTTTTCCGTCAGGAAGACGACAAGGCGCTGGCATTCTGCGCCCGAGAGTTGGCGAACTATCCTCACCTCAATGAAGAAACCAGAACGCTCCTCCAGCGGGGAGCGGCCACCGCCTGCTTTTTCCGCGGCCATTTCGACGCCGCCGAAGACTGGTTGCAACGCGGCGGGCATCCTCTCGATCCCGTTTCCCGACTGCTGACGGCGCAGATCGAGTGGGAACGCGGTTATCCGGCACTCGCTATTACCCAGCTCGAAAGCCTCCTCGCCGACGCGCCGCCGGCGGCCGACGCCTACGATCTTTTGGTCAACTATTTGGTTGAGCAGCGCCGATTTGGGGATGTTCAACGCATCAGCATCCAGCAACAGGTCGCTCAACCGCATCGAGCACGTCCGCGGGTGGATTACCTCCTCGCGTGTGAGCGACTTGGAGAACGTCGCCGGGTCGACACCGAGACCGCCTCGATCTTGGCCGAATTCGCCGCCGACAACGATGGGGCCGCCAGCCTCGCGAGCTTCGCCGCGCAAAACGGCAACGTGCCGTTGGCCGCAGCGCTTGTGCAGCGGCGCACGGCGCTCGGTCTCGACGCTGTGCCCGCGCGCTTCGCGCTGGCAGAAGCTCTCACCAAGATCCACGACTTCAAAGCCGCCCAAGTCGAACTGCAGCAACTGGCCGCGCCGGCCACCCTGCTTCCAAGTCAGGACGCGCTATTGCTCGGCCTTGAGGCCGTCGTCGCCGCTGGCTTGGGCGATTCCGGCGGCGTCCAACTCCATCTGACCGCGTTTCTAAGCCACCCGGCTGTTCGCGCCGACAATGTCGTCGCCGTCGCCGTTCGACTTCAAGAGCAGGGCGCTTCCAACTACGCCCGCTCCGCTCTTGAGACTGCCGTGCACCTCGATCCTCAAAATCAATTCGCACTCATGCACTTGATCGACCTCGACGTGCAAAATACCAACCTCGCCGCGCTGCCATCCAATCTTCGCTCCTACCTGCAAACGCGGAAACCTTCCCCCACCGTCCTTGCGGCGGCGCGCACTAAACTTAGCAGCGATGCGTTTTTGTTTTCCGCCGACCGCACGGCCACCTTGGAGCTTCTCCGCGATGCCGCCCCGCGCTCATCGGCTCCGCGCGGCTAG
- the hisC gene encoding histidinol-phosphate transaminase, which translates to MNFAGLAKKSVLQQPVYEPGKPIEDVARELGLDPAEIIKVASNENPHGASPKALIAARAALDQAQLYPDGGCYRLRQALAKHWQLKPDQFVLGNGSNEVIELLGHVFLEPGDEVVMGAPAFVVYKLVTLLFGATPVEVPLVKYGHDLAAMRRAITPRTKLVFVATPNNPTGVTNSEAELCAFVRALPGHVVCVVDEAYAEFLAQPPDIRPLIAEGRAVIGLRTFSKIYGLAALRVGYGYGDAELIGLLERVRQPFNVNAIAQAAATAALADGEFAKRCREANAAGLEQLYAGCRSRALTYVPSAANFVLIHVGDGAAVFNGLQARGVIVRPLRGYGMPEWVRVTVGTESQNRRLLEALDDVLAARSR; encoded by the coding sequence ATGAATTTCGCTGGTCTGGCCAAAAAATCGGTGTTGCAACAGCCGGTCTACGAGCCGGGAAAACCGATCGAGGACGTGGCGCGTGAGCTGGGCCTGGATCCAGCGGAGATCATCAAAGTGGCGTCGAACGAGAATCCGCATGGAGCCTCTCCGAAGGCGCTCATCGCGGCGCGGGCGGCGCTCGATCAGGCTCAACTTTATCCGGATGGCGGGTGTTACCGGCTGCGGCAGGCGTTGGCCAAGCACTGGCAGTTGAAGCCGGATCAATTCGTGTTGGGCAACGGGTCCAACGAAGTGATCGAGCTCTTGGGGCATGTCTTTTTGGAGCCAGGCGACGAAGTGGTGATGGGCGCGCCGGCGTTCGTCGTCTATAAACTCGTGACATTGCTGTTCGGGGCGACGCCGGTGGAAGTGCCCCTCGTGAAATACGGGCATGACTTGGCGGCGATGCGACGAGCGATCACGCCGCGCACGAAGCTGGTCTTCGTCGCCACGCCGAACAATCCGACGGGCGTGACGAACAGCGAGGCGGAGTTGTGCGCATTCGTGCGGGCTCTGCCGGGGCATGTGGTGTGCGTGGTGGACGAGGCTTACGCGGAATTTCTCGCCCAGCCGCCCGATATTCGGCCGTTGATCGCCGAGGGCAGAGCGGTCATCGGGCTGCGGACGTTTTCCAAGATCTACGGCCTCGCCGCGTTGCGAGTGGGCTACGGTTATGGCGATGCGGAGTTGATCGGCCTGCTCGAACGGGTGCGTCAGCCGTTCAACGTTAATGCGATCGCGCAAGCCGCCGCGACGGCTGCGCTGGCGGATGGAGAATTTGCGAAGCGGTGCCGGGAGGCCAACGCCGCAGGGTTGGAGCAATTGTATGCGGGTTGCCGGAGCCGCGCGCTAACCTACGTGCCGAGTGCGGCGAACTTCGTGCTGATTCACGTCGGCGATGGCGCGGCGGTTTTCAACGGCTTGCAGGCGCGCGGCGTGATTGTGCGGCCATTGCGCGGTTACGGCATGCCCGAATGGGTGCGGGTGACTGTCGGCACGGAGAGCCAAAACCGCCGTTTGCTGGAAGCGCTCGACGACGTGCTAGCCGCGCGGAGCCGATGA
- a CDS encoding HAD family hydrolase, whose translation MELDLPRERFEGYIFDLDGTLIDTMPLHYLAWRDALRDHGVNRELDEELFYSLGGMPALQVAEVFRAHYGASFDLRAAREAKETRFQTLLPRAEQIDAVVSFAREAAKFAPVSVASGGPRDVVLRTLKHHALDQLFSIVVTADDVTHGKPAPDSFLLAAERMRVAPERCLVFEDAEPGIAAARAAGMQFVRVASRSVSPARGTK comes from the coding sequence ATGGAACTCGATCTCCCCCGCGAACGCTTTGAGGGCTATATCTTCGATCTCGATGGCACGTTGATCGACACGATGCCGTTGCACTATCTGGCATGGCGCGATGCGTTGCGCGACCACGGCGTGAATCGCGAGCTGGATGAGGAGTTGTTTTATTCGCTGGGCGGGATGCCGGCGCTCCAAGTGGCGGAGGTGTTTCGCGCTCACTACGGCGCGAGCTTCGATCTTCGAGCGGCGAGGGAGGCGAAGGAGACGCGGTTCCAGACGCTACTGCCGCGGGCAGAGCAGATCGATGCAGTGGTGTCGTTTGCGCGGGAGGCCGCGAAATTTGCGCCGGTAAGCGTCGCCTCGGGCGGACCGCGTGACGTGGTGCTGAGGACGTTGAAACATCACGCGCTCGATCAACTGTTCTCGATCGTCGTCACGGCGGACGATGTGACGCACGGGAAGCCGGCTCCGGATTCTTTCCTCCTGGCCGCTGAGCGCATGAGGGTGGCACCGGAGCGTTGTCTGGTGTTTGAGGACGCTGAGCCGGGAATTGCGGCGGCGCGAGCTGCGGGGATGCAGTTCGTGCGCGTGGCGAGTCGGTCGGTGAGTCCGGCACGCGGAACGAAGTAA
- a CDS encoding DUF5069 domain-containing protein translates to MSSSIIPMIPCNVSGPLGVLHLPRLWLKVSLEARGKLAAGYPGIGKGFDQMVITGLGLQADAVRKFITEKHPSYPEFEAWVKAQPGVKLDRASVYKLNQAILNYHHDDETRGGILKAAGYPSDGSVTGSAVELNALDDWTAFHAQELR, encoded by the coding sequence ATGAGTTCTTCGATTATTCCCATGATCCCGTGCAACGTGTCCGGTCCGCTGGGTGTTTTACACCTGCCGCGGCTGTGGCTGAAAGTGTCGCTGGAGGCGCGGGGCAAACTCGCGGCGGGTTATCCGGGGATCGGCAAGGGTTTTGACCAGATGGTCATCACCGGTCTGGGGCTGCAGGCCGACGCGGTGCGGAAATTCATCACGGAGAAACATCCGTCTTATCCGGAATTTGAGGCGTGGGTGAAGGCACAGCCGGGCGTGAAGCTCGACCGGGCGTCGGTTTACAAACTCAACCAGGCGATCCTCAACTACCACCACGACGACGAGACGCGCGGGGGGATTTTGAAGGCGGCGGGTTATCCGAGCGATGGGTCGGTCACGGGTTCGGCGGTGGAGCTCAACGCGCTGGACGACTGGACGGCCTTTCACGCGCAAGAGTTGCGCTGA
- a CDS encoding GH1 family beta-glucosidase → MKQFPENFVWGAATAAYQIEGGWREGGRGPSIWDAFAHTPGKTFANQNADVTCDHFHRIDEDVALMKAMGLKAYRFSFSWSRLLPQGRGAVNEAGVAFYDRLINALVANGITPWVTLYHWDLPLALQMELDGLLNPEIAEHFARYAELCFERFGDRVKHWITFNEAWCSAVLGHGIGYFAPGRTSKAEPYIVAHNLLRSHGRIVEVYRRKFQAAQRGVIGITNNCDWREPKTDSAADRAAAERGLEFFLGWFADPIYRGDYPDCMRAAVGDRLPRFSEEDRAMLKDSSDFFGLNFYGGMYASEPPADRVVATTVPTGNGGMAEDQRVELSDDPSWEKTDMNWNVVPQFCRKMLGWIDQRYGHPPIYITENGCALPGEDDVQVAVNDTKRSEFIRVYLQACHEAIATDKVDLRGYFCWSLMDNFEWALGYSKRFGLHHVDFATGKRTPKKSAGWYAEVMRNNAV, encoded by the coding sequence ATGAAACAATTTCCGGAGAACTTCGTGTGGGGAGCCGCGACGGCGGCGTATCAAATCGAAGGCGGCTGGCGCGAAGGCGGGCGCGGGCCGAGCATTTGGGATGCGTTTGCGCACACACCGGGAAAGACGTTTGCGAATCAAAACGCCGATGTGACCTGCGATCATTTCCACCGGATCGACGAGGATGTGGCGTTGATGAAGGCGATGGGGCTGAAAGCGTATCGCTTTTCGTTTTCGTGGAGCCGCCTGCTGCCGCAAGGGCGGGGCGCGGTGAACGAGGCGGGCGTGGCGTTTTACGACCGGTTGATCAATGCGCTGGTGGCGAACGGCATCACGCCGTGGGTGACGTTGTATCATTGGGATTTGCCGCTGGCGTTGCAGATGGAGCTGGATGGGTTGCTGAATCCGGAGATCGCCGAGCACTTTGCGCGCTACGCGGAGCTGTGTTTCGAGCGCTTCGGCGACCGCGTGAAACACTGGATTACGTTTAACGAGGCGTGGTGCAGCGCGGTCTTGGGGCACGGGATCGGGTATTTTGCGCCGGGTCGCACCAGCAAGGCGGAACCGTATATCGTCGCGCATAACCTGCTGCGATCGCACGGGCGCATCGTGGAGGTGTATCGGAGGAAATTTCAGGCGGCGCAAAGGGGCGTCATCGGCATCACGAACAACTGCGACTGGCGCGAGCCGAAGACGGATTCGGCGGCGGACCGCGCGGCGGCGGAGCGGGGCTTGGAGTTTTTCCTGGGCTGGTTTGCCGACCCGATTTACCGGGGCGACTATCCGGATTGCATGCGGGCGGCGGTCGGCGACCGGTTGCCGCGGTTCAGCGAGGAAGATCGCGCGATGCTGAAGGACTCGAGCGACTTTTTCGGGCTCAATTTCTACGGCGGCATGTATGCCTCTGAACCGCCGGCGGATCGCGTGGTGGCGACGACGGTGCCGACTGGCAACGGCGGAATGGCGGAGGATCAGCGCGTGGAGTTGTCGGACGATCCGTCGTGGGAAAAGACCGACATGAATTGGAACGTGGTCCCGCAGTTCTGCCGAAAGATGCTGGGCTGGATCGACCAGCGCTATGGGCATCCGCCGATCTATATCACGGAGAATGGTTGCGCGCTGCCGGGCGAAGACGACGTGCAGGTGGCGGTGAACGACACCAAGCGGAGCGAGTTCATCCGCGTCTACTTGCAGGCGTGCCACGAGGCCATCGCGACCGACAAGGTGGATTTGCGCGGTTATTTCTGCTGGTCGTTGATGGACAATTTCGAGTGGGCGCTCGGCTACAGCAAACGCTTCGGGTTGCATCACGTGGACTTCGCGACGGGCAAGCGCACGCCGAAGAAGTCGGCCGGTTGGTATGCCGAGGTGATGCGCAACAACGCTGTCTGA
- a CDS encoding DUF1684 domain-containing protein, with product MRLVSWAVFSLFVATVGLRAATPTDYAAQVAAKRAERVQRLTRADGWLTLIGLHFLPAGESTLGHAGDNAVQLAAGPAHVGTVTLGADGRVALTVAEGVEASVDGKPVRAVDLGDGRSEDKPVIAHVGTVSFYVIDRGGKKALRVKDSAAPTRTHFLGLDYFPLDPSWRVEADWVAFTPAKEVTIHNMIGQAEVSRVPGKAVFTREGHTYELLPMQDNPGEELFFVIADATSGTETYGAARFVYAEAPRDGKVVLDFNLAVNPPCAFTEFATCPLPPKGNRLPIAVRAGEKKYRGAEH from the coding sequence ATGCGCTTGGTTTCGTGGGCGGTGTTCTCATTGTTCGTGGCAACGGTCGGATTGCGCGCGGCGACGCCGACGGACTACGCTGCGCAGGTGGCGGCGAAACGGGCGGAGCGCGTGCAGCGGCTCACGCGAGCGGACGGTTGGTTGACGTTAATCGGTCTGCATTTTTTGCCGGCGGGCGAAAGCACGCTGGGGCACGCGGGCGACAACGCCGTGCAACTGGCGGCGGGACCGGCGCACGTGGGCACGGTGACATTGGGGGCGGACGGACGGGTGGCGTTGACGGTGGCGGAGGGCGTCGAGGCGAGCGTGGACGGGAAGCCGGTCCGTGCGGTCGATCTCGGCGATGGCCGCAGCGAGGACAAGCCGGTGATCGCGCACGTGGGCACGGTGAGCTTTTACGTGATCGATCGCGGCGGAAAAAAGGCGTTGCGCGTCAAGGACAGCGCGGCGCCGACGCGCACGCATTTTTTGGGGTTGGACTATTTTCCGCTCGATCCGAGCTGGCGGGTGGAGGCGGACTGGGTGGCGTTTACGCCGGCGAAGGAAGTGACGATTCACAACATGATCGGGCAGGCGGAGGTGTCGCGGGTGCCGGGGAAGGCGGTGTTCACGCGGGAAGGGCACACGTATGAACTGCTGCCGATGCAGGATAATCCGGGGGAGGAGTTGTTTTTCGTAATCGCCGACGCGACGAGCGGCACGGAGACGTATGGGGCGGCGCGGTTTGTCTATGCAGAGGCGCCGCGCGACGGGAAAGTGGTGCTCGACTTCAATCTCGCGGTGAACCCGCCATGCGCGTTTACGGAGTTTGCGACGTGTCCGCTGCCGCCGAAGGGAAACCGGCTGCCGATTGCGGTGCGCGCGGGCGAAAAGAAGTATCGCGGCGCGGAACACTGA
- a CDS encoding rhomboid family intramembrane serine protease has product MDADAGAGAPDLTFPIEYQAGRDSNRELSGRGVLRIERTPRRFVFRGHVRRMMSRGPEIELAFLAEDVRNVAIGGRRVEFTSTKASTDAKRGPFVFFCASEEEAIAATRFFPATHDPEFVEGLAFQDQVARLAGPRGTMAWVTNLIVAANLIVFVAMGLLGAGWFEAASMKPYIFYGANNAAATTNGEWWRLVTSMFLHFGVLHVAFNMWALYQAGHLVERLLGRSLYTLVYFGTGVVGSLATICWHGDTLWSAGASGAVFGVYGALLGYFVREKHGVPRSVFQPIMKSTLIFAAFNLFYGAVNPHIDNAAHIGGFASGFVLGWLVALPLDLQQRAALWPRRFLAGVVVLAIAIAVGVHFAPRYNYLPTEEFAWDEATATAAASEKAIDEEERKAFTAYEQTHDAKALATWLGETGLPFYKNFRDRLAALQLTPGKLTALRRDWMTRMLDLEVEAYQQLKAGLTNDDVTAWANYKAKQSEILDVLHHPPQMPKEKAR; this is encoded by the coding sequence ATGGATGCAGACGCGGGCGCGGGGGCGCCGGACCTTACTTTTCCGATCGAGTATCAAGCCGGGCGCGACTCCAACCGCGAGTTGAGCGGTCGGGGGGTGTTGCGCATCGAGCGGACGCCGCGGCGCTTCGTCTTCAGGGGACACGTGCGGCGGATGATGTCGCGGGGGCCCGAGATCGAACTGGCGTTTTTGGCGGAGGATGTGCGCAACGTGGCGATCGGCGGGCGGCGGGTGGAGTTCACCAGCACGAAGGCGTCGACTGATGCGAAGCGCGGGCCGTTTGTGTTCTTTTGCGCGAGCGAGGAGGAGGCGATCGCGGCGACGCGGTTTTTTCCGGCGACGCACGACCCGGAGTTTGTCGAGGGGCTGGCGTTTCAAGATCAGGTGGCGCGCCTGGCCGGGCCGCGCGGGACGATGGCGTGGGTGACGAATCTCATCGTGGCGGCGAACTTGATCGTGTTTGTCGCCATGGGGCTGCTCGGCGCGGGGTGGTTTGAGGCCGCGAGCATGAAACCGTATATTTTTTACGGCGCGAACAATGCGGCGGCGACGACGAATGGCGAATGGTGGCGGCTCGTCACGAGCATGTTTCTGCATTTCGGCGTGCTGCACGTGGCGTTCAACATGTGGGCGCTCTATCAAGCGGGGCATCTGGTGGAGCGGCTGCTGGGGCGATCGCTGTATACGCTGGTCTATTTCGGGACGGGCGTGGTGGGCAGTCTCGCGACGATCTGCTGGCACGGCGATACGCTTTGGAGCGCGGGCGCTTCGGGTGCGGTATTCGGCGTGTATGGAGCGCTGCTGGGGTATTTCGTGCGTGAAAAGCACGGGGTGCCACGCAGCGTGTTTCAGCCGATCATGAAGAGCACGTTGATCTTCGCGGCGTTCAATTTGTTTTACGGTGCCGTGAATCCGCACATCGACAACGCGGCGCACATCGGCGGTTTTGCGAGCGGGTTCGTGCTGGGCTGGCTCGTGGCGTTGCCGCTGGATTTGCAGCAGCGGGCGGCGCTCTGGCCGCGGCGATTTCTCGCGGGAGTGGTCGTGCTGGCGATCGCGATCGCGGTGGGCGTGCACTTCGCACCGCGTTACAATTATCTGCCGACGGAGGAATTTGCGTGGGACGAGGCGACGGCGACGGCCGCGGCGAGCGAAAAGGCGATCGATGAGGAGGAGCGGAAGGCGTTTACCGCCTATGAGCAAACGCATGACGCGAAGGCGCTCGCGACGTGGCTGGGGGAGACAGGTCTGCCGTTTTATAAAAATTTTCGCGACCGGCTGGCGGCGTTGCAGCTCACGCCGGGCAAGCTGACGGCGTTGCGGCGGGACTGGATGACGCGGATGCTGGATTTGGAGGTTGAGGCTTACCAGCAGTTGAAGGCCGGACTGACGAACGACGACGTGACGGCGTGGGCGAACTACAAAGCGAAGCAGAGCGAGATCCTCGACGTGCTGCATCATCCGCCGCAAATGCCGAAGGAGAAGGCGCGGTAA
- a CDS encoding Gfo/Idh/MocA family oxidoreductase: MTPPNPPRSDNASPLRLAMLGMIDGNGHPWSWSAIVNGYDPARMSACPYPVIPRYLDAQPPGTVGIAGARVTHLWTDRPAEAAPVAAATFIPHVVARPEDVIGQVDAALIAVDDGFDHVERARPFVEAGLPVFVDKPLALTVADLRTFIAWHRAGARIFSSSGLRFAPELDTLQSRLAELGALRWISAVSCKTWARYGIHLLEPVFRILGPGFVSIRLESSSAAEIAHLVHASGAEVTLPVIKDGGATFGTLHLCGTGGQTHFQFADTYTSFRRQLVNFIAYARTGVETYPFTDTIELMSVLIAGLRSSTAGGRHVPIAEIQSELAP; the protein is encoded by the coding sequence ATGACTCCGCCGAACCCGCCGCGCTCTGACAACGCGTCGCCACTCCGGCTGGCGATGCTGGGCATGATCGATGGCAACGGCCACCCGTGGTCCTGGTCCGCGATCGTCAATGGCTACGACCCGGCGCGGATGTCCGCCTGTCCCTATCCCGTCATCCCGCGATACCTCGACGCTCAGCCGCCCGGCACGGTCGGCATCGCTGGCGCCCGCGTCACTCATCTGTGGACCGATCGCCCCGCCGAGGCCGCGCCCGTCGCCGCCGCCACCTTTATTCCACACGTCGTTGCGCGACCTGAGGACGTGATCGGTCAGGTCGACGCCGCCCTCATCGCCGTCGACGATGGCTTTGACCACGTCGAGCGCGCCCGCCCGTTCGTGGAGGCCGGCCTGCCGGTCTTCGTCGACAAGCCTCTCGCTCTCACCGTGGCCGATCTGCGCACCTTCATCGCCTGGCATCGCGCCGGCGCCCGCATCTTCTCTTCGAGCGGCCTACGCTTCGCGCCGGAACTCGACACCCTGCAATCCCGCCTGGCCGAACTCGGAGCCCTGCGCTGGATCTCCGCCGTGAGCTGCAAAACGTGGGCGCGTTACGGCATCCACCTTCTGGAACCCGTCTTCCGGATCCTCGGACCAGGCTTCGTCTCCATCCGCCTCGAGTCCAGCTCCGCCGCCGAAATCGCTCACCTCGTCCACGCCAGCGGCGCCGAGGTCACCCTCCCCGTCATCAAAGACGGCGGAGCGACGTTCGGCACGCTGCATCTTTGCGGCACCGGCGGGCAGACTCATTTTCAATTCGCCGACACCTACACGAGTTTCCGGCGGCAGCTGGTCAACTTCATCGCCTACGCCCGCACCGGCGTGGAAACGTATCCCTTTACCGACACGATCGAACTCATGAGCGTCCTCATCGCCGGTCTCCGCAGCAGCACCGCCGGCGGCCGTCACGTGCCCATCGCCGAAATCCAATCCGAACTTGCCCCATGA